The following proteins come from a genomic window of Sardina pilchardus chromosome 1, fSarPil1.1, whole genome shotgun sequence:
- the zgc:174863 gene encoding CD276 antigen isoform X2 — protein sequence MASVICILLVSVITATVPSAADFVTMKCQSSTGHSGQSSTLGCVVKALQEGLDIKIMKVFWKKDGNILLKLDGDNRTGDERFQLADINWRNSYDVSLLVKDTKISDAGDYSCTVVTNRGILKGTAGFDVKAKYSEPDLTFKPDKDIKDDDSVEITCVASGGYPRGAVHWFDNLNSNWTRSARTTVTQMEDKSFRLQSTFITKNPSHGPYTCVVYNSEWKKEGNNTFSFDNHNTSRSTDGGQTKNIAAGVVVIGSLIVGLLVTLLLCRRRSRRPEQHEDYDVEAEAEAEELHPCSPPSHSSPPTYEEALKEDSRSH from the exons ATGGCTTCAGTGATTTGCATTCTGCTAGTATCAGTTATCACTGCAACGGTCCCATCAGCTGCTG ATTTTGTGACTATGAAGTGTCAGAGCAGCACTGGTCACTCTGGCCAGTCCTCAACGCTGGGGTGTGTGGTGAAAGCACTGCAGGAGGGACTGGACATAAAGATAATGAAGGTGTTCTGGAAGAAAGATGGTAACATTTTGCTGAAATTGGATGGTGACAATCGAACAGGGGATGAACGATTTCAGTTGGCAGACATCAACTGGAGGAACAGCTATGATGTATCTTTACTTGTGAAAGATACGAAAATCTCAGATGCGGGTGACTATTCATGCACTGTGGTCACTAACAGGGGAATTCTTAAAGGGACGGCTGGATTCGATGTCAAAG CAAAGTACTCTGAGCCGGACTTGACATTCAAGCCTGACAAGGACATAAAAGATGACGACTCGGTGGAAATTACCTGCGTTGCATCTGGTGGCTACCCCAGAGGTGCTGTCCACTGGTTTGATAATTTGAATTCGAATTGGACCCGGAGTGCAAGAACCACGGTCACCCAGATGGAAGACAAGAGCTTCAGACTGCAAAGCACGTTTATCACAAAGAACCCCTCACATGGACCTTACACATGTGTTGTGTATAACAGTGAATGGAAGAAAGAGGGCAATAACACATTCTCTTTCG ACAATCACAATACTAGCAGATCGACAGATGGTGGTCAGACCAAGAACATAGCAGCTGGCGTGGTGGTCATTGGATCTCTTATCGTTGGCCTGTTAGTGACATTGCTGTTATGTAGAAGACGCTCTCGAC GTCCTGAACAGCATGAAGACTATGATGTCGAAGCCGAAGCTGAAGCCGAAG AACTCCACCCATGCAGCCCACCATCGCACAGCTCACCACCAACGTATGAAGAGGCACTTAAAGAGGACTCCAGGAGTCATTAA
- the zgc:174863 gene encoding CD276 antigen isoform X1 has translation MASVICILLVSVITATVPSAADFVTMKCQSSTGHSGQSSTLGCVVKALQEGLDIKIMKVFWKKDGNILLKLDGDNRTGDERFQLADINWRNSYDVSLLVKDTKISDAGDYSCTVVTNRGILKGTAGFDVKAKYSEPDLTFKPDKDIKDDDSVEITCVASGGYPRGAVHWFDNLNSNWTRSARTTVTQMEDKSFRLQSTFITKNPSHGPYTCVVYNSEWKKEGNNTFSFDNHNTSRSTDGGQTKNIAAGVVVIGSLIVGLLVTLLLCRRRSRRALRRPSTQPMLSPEQHEDYDVEAEAEAEELHPCSPPSHSSPPTYEEALKEDSRSH, from the exons ATGGCTTCAGTGATTTGCATTCTGCTAGTATCAGTTATCACTGCAACGGTCCCATCAGCTGCTG ATTTTGTGACTATGAAGTGTCAGAGCAGCACTGGTCACTCTGGCCAGTCCTCAACGCTGGGGTGTGTGGTGAAAGCACTGCAGGAGGGACTGGACATAAAGATAATGAAGGTGTTCTGGAAGAAAGATGGTAACATTTTGCTGAAATTGGATGGTGACAATCGAACAGGGGATGAACGATTTCAGTTGGCAGACATCAACTGGAGGAACAGCTATGATGTATCTTTACTTGTGAAAGATACGAAAATCTCAGATGCGGGTGACTATTCATGCACTGTGGTCACTAACAGGGGAATTCTTAAAGGGACGGCTGGATTCGATGTCAAAG CAAAGTACTCTGAGCCGGACTTGACATTCAAGCCTGACAAGGACATAAAAGATGACGACTCGGTGGAAATTACCTGCGTTGCATCTGGTGGCTACCCCAGAGGTGCTGTCCACTGGTTTGATAATTTGAATTCGAATTGGACCCGGAGTGCAAGAACCACGGTCACCCAGATGGAAGACAAGAGCTTCAGACTGCAAAGCACGTTTATCACAAAGAACCCCTCACATGGACCTTACACATGTGTTGTGTATAACAGTGAATGGAAGAAAGAGGGCAATAACACATTCTCTTTCG ACAATCACAATACTAGCAGATCGACAGATGGTGGTCAGACCAAGAACATAGCAGCTGGCGTGGTGGTCATTGGATCTCTTATCGTTGGCCTGTTAGTGACATTGCTGTTATGTAGAAGACGCTCTCGAC GTGCCCTTCGAAGGCCCTCTACCCAACCAATGCTGA GTCCTGAACAGCATGAAGACTATGATGTCGAAGCCGAAGCTGAAGCCGAAG AACTCCACCCATGCAGCCCACCATCGCACAGCTCACCACCAACGTATGAAGAGGCACTTAAAGAGGACTCCAGGAGTCATTAA